The genomic interval TGATTTATTGGGTCATAATTGTGTCATACTTTCGGTCGCCGAAAGCTGCTATAGCGGTTCTCTGCTGCCCTCGCATGGCCTGCCGCGCCTGCACGACCGCCCCGGTCATTGACCGTCGCTATTCCGGCGAAAGCCTTTGCCAGCGCCACTTTGTTTCTGCAGTGGAAAAATCGGTACAGCGCGAATTGCGCCAGCAGGCTGTGGCTCTCGAGGCTAGTGGCGAGCCGCTACAGCGCATTGCGGTCGCGCTCTCGGGAGGCAAGGACTCGACAGTTGCGCTGCATCTGGTGCAGGCATGGGCGGCACAGCGCCGGCTGGAGCTGGTCGCGCTAGCAATTGACGAGGGTATTGCGGGCTACCGCGCCCCGGCGCTGGAGTGCGCGCGTCGTGGCTGCGACACGCTGGGGGTCGAACTACGAGTCAGCAGCTACCGCGACCTCGTCGGGATGGGGCTCGACGAGCTGCTGCAGGCGCAGCCCCCGGCGGGGTCGCCCTGCTCGCCCTGCGGCATCCTGCGCCGCCGCGCGCTGAACTTCGCCGCGCGCGAAGCGGGGGTCGACGCGCTGGTGCTGGGGCACAACCTCGATGATTGCGCGCAGACAGTGCTGATGAACCACGCGCGCGGCGACGTGGCGCGGCTGCAACGCATGGCGCCCCACCAGCACCGGCAGCCGGGAATGGTGCCGCGGCTGCTGCCACTGCGCCGCATCCCTGAGCAGGAGGTCTACCTGCTGGCGCTGCTCCAGGAGTGGGAGTTCCACACCGGCGACTGCCTGCATGCAACGGCAGCGCAGCGCAACCTGTTCCGCGACCTGCTGCTCCAGCTCGAGCAGGCGCAGCCGGGGACGCGCCACGGGTTGCTGCGCGGGATGGACCGCATGCGCGAAGCCCTCGCACCGCCGCAGCCGCTGGCACGCTGCCCCACCTGCGGCGAGCCAGCCGGTGGCGCGAGCGAATGCCAGTTTTGCCGCCAGTTCGGTGCGTTCGCAGTCTAATCAGTATCGGCCGCCAGCCCCAGTAGCTGGAAGGCGGACATCACCAGCGAGTGGCGGATAGTGCCGTCAGCAATCAGCCCCGGAACATCGTTGAGTGCCTGTAGCTCCACCTCGAGGTCCTCGCCCGGGTCGAGCGACTGCGTCCCGTCGGGTGTTACGCCCTGGATGACGACAGTGTGGCAGCGGTTGGTGTGGAAGGCAGGATTGGGCGAGACCGACCCGAGGTACGAAACTTCGCCGCCGGTGTAGCCTGTCTCCTCCTCGAGTTCGCGCACGGCTGCCTCTTCCGGGGTTTCGCCTTCCTCAATAAC from Candidatus Poseidoniia archaeon carries:
- a CDS encoding TIGR00269 family protein; its protein translation is MEKSVQRELRQQAVALEASGEPLQRIAVALSGGKDSTVALHLVQAWAAQRRLELVALAIDEGIAGYRAPALECARRGCDTLGVELRVSSYRDLVGMGLDELLQAQPPAGSPCSPCGILRRRALNFAAREAGVDALVLGHNLDDCAQTVLMNHARGDVARLQRMAPHQHRQPGMVPRLLPLRRIPEQEVYLLALLQEWEFHTGDCLHATAAQRNLFRDLLLQLEQAQPGTRHGLLRGMDRMREALAPPQPLARCPTCGEPAGGASECQFCRQFGAFAV
- a CDS encoding NUDIX hydrolase, encoding MSPEEWETGEAEEHGQFRIFRVKEVQATSPRTGEELSFYLLECNDWVNVIAFTEAGEVVMIRQYRFGTQQVELEIPGGVIEEGETPEEAAVRELEEETGYTGGEVSYLGSVSPNPAFHTNRCHTVVIQGVTPDGTQSLDPGEDLEVELQALNDVPGLIADGTIRHSLVMSAFQLLGLAADTD